One stretch of Chryseobacterium indologenes DNA includes these proteins:
- a CDS encoding dialkylrecorsinol condensing enzyme DarA, protein MKKNVLVIYYSQTGQLEDIVRNIAKPFEDQKEEYDITYYNITLKEDFPFPWPSDVFFNTFPESYLQIPKEIVPPSAEIQNKKYDLILFGYQVWYLTPSIPIISFLKSGYAERILKDTPVVTISGTRNMWMLSQEKLKVYLRDLKAKLVGNIALVDRHDNYTSVLTILRWLTTGQKEKSGMLPAAGISDQEIAGSVKYGTIIEKHFKNNDLENLQPDLVKNGAIEIRPFLVRVEKVGNKIFTVWSNLIIKKKEKRPLLIKFFKVYLMAAIWIISPVVLVLHLLTTPIFWFKRQKQKRYLQGINLK, encoded by the coding sequence ATGAAAAAAAATGTACTTGTCATATATTATTCTCAAACCGGTCAGCTGGAGGATATTGTGAGAAATATTGCCAAGCCTTTTGAAGATCAAAAGGAAGAATATGATATTACCTATTACAATATTACATTAAAGGAGGATTTCCCTTTTCCTTGGCCAAGTGATGTTTTTTTCAATACCTTTCCGGAGTCTTATTTACAGATCCCTAAAGAAATTGTTCCGCCTTCGGCAGAAATACAGAACAAAAAGTATGACCTCATCCTGTTCGGATATCAGGTATGGTATCTTACCCCCTCTATCCCGATCATTTCATTTTTGAAAAGCGGCTATGCAGAACGTATCCTTAAAGATACTCCTGTAGTTACCATTTCCGGAACCCGAAATATGTGGATGCTTTCCCAGGAAAAACTGAAAGTATACTTAAGAGATCTAAAGGCTAAGCTTGTAGGAAACATAGCATTGGTAGACAGACATGACAATTACACCAGTGTATTGACTATTCTTCGCTGGCTCACCACAGGGCAAAAGGAAAAATCCGGGATGCTTCCGGCAGCAGGCATTTCGGATCAGGAAATTGCAGGTTCAGTAAAATATGGAACGATCATTGAAAAACATTTTAAAAACAACGACCTGGAAAATTTACAGCCGGATCTTGTAAAAAATGGTGCCATCGAAATACGTCCGTTTTTAGTGCGTGTAGAAAAGGTAGGGAACAAGATTTTCACAGTATGGTCTAATCTGATTATCAAGAAAAAAGAGAAACGCCCATTGCTAATAAAATTCTTTAAGGTATATTTGATGGCAGCGATATGGATCATCTCACCTGTCGTTTTGGTGTTACACCTGCTTACAACCCCTATATTTTGGTTTAAAAGACAAAAACAAAAAAGATATTTACAAGGAATTAATTTAAAATAG
- a CDS encoding beta-ketoacyl-ACP synthase III, with product MYDVFITKASKFLPNAPVANDEMETYLGLINDAPSKARSLILRNNKITTRYYALDKEGNPTHTNAQLTAKAIEGLFDENFKKEDMKLLSVGTTSPDQIQPSHASMVHGELNIGKSIEINTATGLCNSGMNALNYGFLSVRAGVQESAVCAGSERMSAWMTADKFNHEAENLKLLEERPIIAFKREFLRWMLSDGAGAFLLENKPRENGISLRIEFIDFYSYAHEIEACMYAGCEKQEDGSLKSWADYPSDSWLKDSIFAIKQDTKILDKYILVKGAESLRASFDKHNLDPEKIDHVLAHISSGYFKDGLKEEFAKKGMDFPAEKWFYNLSDIGNIGAGSIFVALEELMNSGTLKKGEKVLLCVPESGRFAYSCSLLTVC from the coding sequence ATGTACGACGTATTTATAACAAAAGCTTCAAAATTTTTACCCAATGCACCGGTAGCAAATGATGAAATGGAAACATATCTGGGGCTTATCAATGACGCACCTTCTAAAGCTAGATCGCTTATTTTAAGAAATAATAAAATCACCACAAGATATTACGCTTTAGATAAAGAAGGAAATCCTACGCATACCAATGCACAGCTTACTGCAAAAGCAATTGAAGGACTTTTTGATGAGAACTTCAAAAAAGAAGATATGAAGTTATTATCTGTAGGAACTACTTCTCCGGATCAGATTCAACCTTCACATGCTTCTATGGTTCATGGTGAACTGAACATTGGAAAATCTATTGAAATCAACACTGCGACAGGGCTTTGCAACTCAGGAATGAATGCTCTTAATTACGGATTCCTTTCCGTAAGAGCTGGGGTACAGGAAAGTGCTGTATGTGCTGGTTCTGAAAGAATGTCTGCATGGATGACAGCTGATAAATTCAATCATGAAGCTGAAAATTTAAAATTATTGGAAGAAAGACCTATTATTGCTTTCAAAAGAGAATTCCTTAGATGGATGCTTTCTGATGGAGCTGGTGCTTTCTTATTAGAAAATAAACCTAGAGAAAACGGAATCTCTTTAAGGATAGAATTCATTGATTTCTATTCTTACGCTCACGAGATCGAAGCATGCATGTATGCAGGATGTGAAAAGCAGGAAGACGGAAGCTTAAAATCATGGGCAGATTATCCCTCTGATTCATGGTTGAAGGACTCAATCTTTGCCATCAAGCAGGACACAAAAATCCTCGACAAATATATTCTTGTAAAAGGTGCGGAAAGCTTAAGAGCTTCTTTTGACAAACATAATCTGGATCCAGAAAAAATTGACCATGTACTGGCTCATATCTCTTCAGGATATTTCAAAGACGGATTGAAAGAAGAGTTCGCTAAAAAAGGAATGGATTTCCCTGCTGAAAAATGGTTCTATAACCTTTCTGACATCGGAAACATCGGTGCCGGATCTATCTTCGTAGCATTGGAGGAACTGATGAACTCCGGAACATTGAAAAAAGGAGAAAAAGTACTTCTTTGTGTTCCTGAAAGTGGAAGATTTGCCTATTCATGCTCATTATTAACAGTCTGCTAA
- a CDS encoding ABC transporter permease → MEIREENIINIHNFLPHREPMLMADYILELTKEKVVTSFEIKEDNIFVHNNELAEAGLIENLAQTCSSILGQSFFENPEADTKVIGFITNIKKIEIFGLPKVNDKIISKASLISQFENICHIFCETFNNDELLIRAEINLFIQEVKS, encoded by the coding sequence ATGGAAATCAGGGAAGAAAACATCATCAATATCCACAACTTTCTACCGCATCGCGAACCGATGCTTATGGCAGACTATATCCTGGAACTGACCAAGGAAAAAGTAGTGACTTCCTTTGAAATAAAAGAAGATAATATCTTTGTTCATAATAATGAGTTGGCTGAAGCAGGTTTAATTGAAAACCTGGCCCAAACCTGCTCATCTATCCTTGGGCAAAGTTTCTTCGAGAACCCGGAAGCAGATACCAAAGTGATAGGTTTTATCACCAATATCAAAAAGATTGAGATCTTCGGACTTCCAAAAGTAAATGACAAGATCATTTCAAAAGCATCACTGATTTCCCAGTTTGAAAATATCTGCCACATCTTCTGCGAAACCTTCAATAATGATGAATTATTGATCAGAGCAGAAATTAACCTGTTTATTCAGGAGGTAAAATCGTAA
- a CDS encoding protein-export chaperone SecB: MQSKLKFKNFVVPKFLFEKIEIENNEELFDIIPQAILSYKKKQFHINIDIEIIDIKNSFVIKMLAVGIFEFEKIEDNILKSFISVNGLAIIFPYIRAFISSYTALSGFDTITLPTLNLTSFKDSILEELIILEDEE; the protein is encoded by the coding sequence ATGCAATCAAAATTAAAATTTAAAAACTTTGTAGTTCCTAAATTTCTTTTTGAAAAAATAGAAATTGAAAATAATGAAGAATTATTTGACATAATTCCACAAGCTATATTAAGTTATAAAAAAAAACAATTTCATATAAATATAGATATTGAAATCATTGATATTAAAAACAGTTTTGTAATCAAAATGCTTGCAGTTGGAATATTCGAATTTGAAAAAATTGAAGACAATATTTTAAAATCTTTTATTTCAGTAAATGGATTAGCAATAATTTTCCCATATATTCGAGCTTTTATTTCCTCCTATACTGCGCTTTCAGGCTTTGACACTATTACTTTACCCACTCTAAATCTAACTAGCTTTAAAGATAGTATTTTAGAAGAATTAATTATTTTGGAAGATGAAGAATGA
- a CDS encoding M16 family metallopeptidase, which translates to MKKFFISVSLFCMLSAMAQKFDTQKLTDAQGYTYETVKNDLAGVRVYTLKNGLKVYLAKNEDAPRIQTYIPVRTGSNNDPSDNTGLAHYLEHMVFKGTSKLGTQDWVKEKALLQQISDLYEQHKAEKDPAKKKELYKKIDEVSQEASKFAIANEYDKAISSLGATGTNAHTWLDETVYKNNIPSNELEKWLRVEKERFSELVLRLFHTELEAVYEEYNRAQDNDGRLVNYALMEALFPKHPNGQQTTIGTSEHLKSPSMVAIHKYFDTYYVPNNMAVVLVGDLDFDKTIKLVDQYFGAFKYKELPMKKMVTEEPMTQIVSRTVKSPSTPRMTMAWRTDSYGSQEARLADVVAEILSNRGDAGLIDLNINQKQKTLGAGAYESPFKMYGTFALVVTPKEGQSFDEAKKLLLDQLDLVKKGQFPDWMLKAIVNDKKVQRMKGLETADGLATELYDSYIKGRTWEQELDEINQYEKITKADVVKFANDFFKDNYVVVYKEKGVNDKLVRVENPGITPIKLNREAQSPFLKDILNTKVAEIKPEFIDYKTAIQTSKVKDKTVSFVKNKYNEIAQISYVFPFGTDNDKELSLAGTLFEYLGTDKYSPEQLKEEFYKLGITYSFRASNDQTTVTLSGLESNMKKGVELMNHWMTNVKADKAIYSQTVKTILEAREAAKKDKVRIMGALSNYAKYGKDSRMTDVISKARLESIDAVELVKKIKTLNQYPYEVLLYGQDKAGMEKAVQPYIVNASLQPAKAKEYAEPATTGKVYFTNYDMVQMEMAKVAKASPVNLSNFGKANVFNEYFGRGLSSIVFQEIRESKSLAYSAYVSYANALEKGHANYITNYIGTQANKLPLAVNAMSELMAELPQIPAQFENARGSALKQIASNRINRTNIFFSQLALKKLGIDYDLRKDTYAEIQGLTLPQLTGFYNTEVKPVQYNTAIIGKKENLNMESINKMGQFQEVSLEEIFGY; encoded by the coding sequence ATGAAGAAATTTTTTATTTCTGTTTCGCTTTTCTGTATGCTTAGTGCTATGGCTCAGAAATTCGATACTCAAAAATTAACAGATGCCCAAGGCTATACGTATGAAACGGTAAAGAATGACCTGGCGGGGGTAAGAGTATATACCCTGAAAAACGGATTGAAGGTTTATCTGGCAAAAAATGAAGATGCTCCAAGAATCCAGACCTATATTCCGGTAAGAACAGGATCTAACAATGATCCAAGTGATAATACGGGACTTGCTCATTACTTAGAGCACATGGTTTTCAAAGGAACTTCAAAATTGGGAACTCAGGATTGGGTGAAAGAAAAAGCTTTATTGCAGCAGATCTCCGACCTTTATGAGCAACACAAGGCTGAAAAGGATCCTGCTAAGAAAAAAGAGCTTTACAAAAAGATTGATGAGGTTTCTCAGGAAGCTTCGAAATTTGCGATTGCGAATGAATATGATAAAGCTATTTCTTCACTGGGAGCTACAGGAACGAATGCTCATACCTGGTTAGATGAAACGGTCTACAAAAACAATATACCATCTAATGAGCTTGAAAAGTGGCTAAGGGTTGAAAAGGAACGTTTTTCAGAATTGGTGCTTCGTCTTTTCCATACCGAATTGGAAGCGGTATATGAGGAATACAACAGGGCTCAGGATAATGACGGACGTCTGGTAAATTACGCTTTAATGGAAGCGCTTTTTCCCAAACATCCGAACGGACAGCAAACAACAATTGGTACTTCTGAGCATTTGAAGAGCCCATCGATGGTCGCTATTCATAAATATTTCGATACATATTATGTGCCTAATAACATGGCTGTTGTATTGGTTGGAGATCTTGACTTTGATAAAACTATAAAATTAGTTGATCAATATTTCGGAGCTTTCAAATACAAGGAGCTTCCAATGAAAAAAATGGTAACAGAGGAGCCAATGACTCAGATTGTTTCCAGAACGGTGAAAAGCCCATCTACTCCAAGAATGACTATGGCGTGGAGAACAGACTCTTACGGAAGCCAGGAGGCAAGACTTGCTGATGTGGTAGCTGAAATCTTAAGCAATAGGGGAGATGCGGGTTTGATTGACCTTAATATTAATCAAAAGCAAAAAACGTTAGGAGCAGGAGCTTACGAATCTCCATTCAAAATGTATGGAACATTTGCACTCGTGGTAACGCCTAAGGAAGGGCAGAGTTTTGATGAGGCTAAGAAGTTATTGCTGGATCAGCTTGACCTGGTTAAGAAGGGGCAATTCCCTGACTGGATGTTGAAAGCCATCGTTAATGATAAAAAGGTTCAGCGTATGAAAGGCTTGGAAACGGCTGATGGTTTGGCTACCGAGCTTTATGATTCTTATATCAAAGGAAGAACATGGGAACAGGAGTTGGATGAGATTAATCAATATGAAAAAATCACAAAGGCTGATGTTGTGAAATTTGCGAATGATTTCTTTAAAGACAACTATGTAGTAGTGTATAAAGAAAAAGGAGTGAATGATAAGCTTGTTCGTGTAGAAAACCCGGGAATTACTCCAATCAAACTGAATAGAGAAGCACAATCTCCTTTCCTTAAAGATATTTTAAATACAAAAGTTGCTGAGATTAAGCCTGAATTCATTGATTACAAAACAGCAATTCAGACTTCAAAGGTGAAAGACAAGACGGTAAGTTTTGTAAAGAATAAGTACAATGAGATTGCTCAGATAAGCTATGTATTCCCTTTTGGAACAGATAATGATAAAGAGCTTTCGTTAGCAGGAACTCTTTTTGAATATCTTGGAACAGATAAATATTCTCCAGAGCAATTGAAAGAAGAGTTTTATAAGTTAGGAATTACGTACAGTTTCAGAGCGTCTAATGATCAAACTACAGTTACTTTATCAGGGCTTGAAAGCAATATGAAGAAAGGTGTTGAGCTGATGAATCACTGGATGACCAATGTAAAGGCAGATAAAGCTATTTACAGCCAGACTGTAAAAACGATTCTTGAAGCCAGAGAAGCGGCAAAGAAAGATAAGGTGAGAATTATGGGAGCGCTTTCCAACTATGCAAAATATGGAAAAGACTCAAGAATGACTGATGTAATTTCCAAAGCCCGCCTTGAAAGCATTGATGCTGTAGAATTGGTGAAAAAGATCAAAACCCTGAATCAATATCCTTACGAAGTACTTCTTTACGGGCAGGATAAAGCAGGAATGGAAAAAGCAGTACAGCCTTATATTGTTAATGCAAGTTTACAGCCGGCAAAAGCTAAGGAATATGCAGAGCCGGCAACAACAGGAAAGGTATATTTCACGAATTATGACATGGTACAGATGGAAATGGCTAAAGTAGCGAAAGCAAGTCCTGTAAACCTAAGCAATTTCGGAAAGGCTAATGTTTTCAATGAATATTTTGGAAGAGGGTTGTCTTCTATCGTTTTCCAAGAGATCAGAGAAAGTAAGTCTTTAGCATATTCTGCTTATGTTTCTTATGCAAATGCTTTAGAAAAAGGACATGCCAACTATATCACGAATTATATAGGAACGCAGGCGAATAAGCTTCCATTAGCTGTAAATGCTATGAGTGAACTAATGGCCGAGTTACCACAAATTCCAGCGCAGTTTGAAAATGCAAGAGGTTCTGCATTAAAGCAAATTGCTTCCAACAGAATCAACAGAACCAATATCTTCTTCAGTCAGTTAGCACTTAAAAAATTAGGAATTGATTATGATCTGAGAAAAGATACGTATGCAGAAATTCAGGGATTGACATTGCCTCAGCTGACAGGATTCTATAATACAGAAGTGAAGCCTGTACAATACAATACAGCGATCATCGGTAAGAAAGAAAACCTGAATATGGAATCGATTAATAAAATGGGACAATTTCAGGAGGTATCGCTTGAAGAGATCTTCGGATACTAA
- a CDS encoding BtrH N-terminal domain-containing protein, protein MKLNFEHHQTAHCENGVASNLLLNRGLKLSEPMIFGIGSGLFFVYLPFLKVNFAPGFSYRPMPGAIFSKAAKRLGIKIKREKFSNPLDAQKALERNLEQNIPTGLQVGVFNLTYFPEEYKFHFNAHNLVVYGKEDGKFLISDPVMDYTTTLTEAELEKVRYAKGALPPKGHMYYPVYIPEDVHLEEAIKKGIKDTCKNMLAPVPLIGVKAMRWVAKSIPKWAEKKGTKVTNHYLGQLIRMQEEIGTGGGGFRFIYGAFLQEAAVILKNDELKELSKEITSIGDLWRDFAVDIARVYKNRNAKSDIYNELSKTMLHIADLEEAFYKKLRKAI, encoded by the coding sequence ATGAAATTAAACTTTGAACACCATCAGACTGCGCATTGCGAAAACGGTGTTGCTTCTAATCTACTGCTTAACAGAGGACTAAAATTAAGTGAACCTATGATCTTCGGGATTGGTTCAGGATTATTTTTTGTCTATCTTCCCTTTTTAAAGGTGAATTTTGCTCCAGGCTTCAGCTATCGTCCGATGCCGGGTGCCATTTTCAGTAAAGCAGCAAAGAGATTAGGAATTAAAATCAAAAGAGAAAAATTCTCAAACCCTCTGGATGCTCAAAAAGCACTGGAGAGAAATTTAGAACAAAATATCCCTACAGGACTTCAGGTAGGGGTTTTCAACCTTACTTATTTCCCTGAAGAATATAAATTCCACTTTAATGCTCATAACCTTGTGGTATATGGTAAAGAAGACGGAAAATTCCTTATCAGTGATCCTGTAATGGATTACACTACAACGCTTACAGAAGCGGAACTTGAAAAAGTAAGATATGCCAAAGGAGCACTTCCTCCTAAAGGACACATGTACTATCCTGTATACATACCGGAAGATGTCCACCTGGAAGAAGCTATAAAAAAAGGAATTAAAGACACCTGCAAAAACATGCTGGCTCCGGTACCGCTTATCGGAGTGAAAGCCATGAGATGGGTTGCTAAAAGTATCCCGAAATGGGCAGAAAAGAAAGGGACAAAAGTAACCAACCACTATCTGGGACAATTGATCAGAATGCAGGAAGAAATCGGAACAGGCGGCGGTGGATTCAGGTTTATTTATGGGGCATTCCTTCAGGAAGCAGCTGTTATCCTTAAAAACGACGAATTAAAAGAACTTTCAAAAGAAATTACCTCCATCGGGGATCTTTGGAGAGATTTTGCCGTAGATATTGCCAGAGTTTATAAAAACAGAAATGCTAAAAGTGATATCTACAACGAATTATCAAAAACAATGCTTCATATTGCAGATTTAGAAGAAGCTTTCTATAAAAAACTGAGAAAAGCAATCTGA
- a CDS encoding ABC transporter ATP-binding protein → MAENMIEIKNLYKKYKNSDEFSVNDISLNIDKNEIYGILGPNGAGKTTLISILSGLIKPTSGQFTINGLSPQKDNFKIRQIMGIVPQEYALYPTLTAKENLMFFGSLYGLKHKQLTKAIDDSLEIMGLSKFANKQVGQFSGGMKRRCNLIAGTLHNPKVLFLDEPTVGVDVQSKKVIIDFLLELNKSGTCIIYTSHHLSEAEEFCTKIAIIDRGRIHAVGTPEELVSQIAHAENLEDVFISLTGKELRDVVV, encoded by the coding sequence ATGGCGGAGAATATGATTGAGATTAAAAATCTATATAAAAAATACAAAAATTCCGACGAGTTTTCTGTCAATGATATCTCTTTGAATATCGATAAAAACGAAATCTACGGAATTCTTGGACCTAACGGAGCAGGAAAAACGACATTAATTTCCATACTTTCAGGTTTAATTAAGCCTACTTCAGGGCAGTTTACCATCAATGGGCTGTCCCCGCAAAAAGACAATTTCAAGATCAGGCAGATCATGGGAATTGTGCCACAGGAATATGCGCTCTATCCTACGCTTACTGCTAAAGAAAACCTGATGTTTTTCGGAAGTTTATATGGATTAAAACATAAGCAGCTTACCAAAGCTATTGATGATTCTCTGGAAATTATGGGACTTTCGAAATTTGCCAACAAACAGGTAGGACAATTCTCTGGTGGGATGAAGCGCCGTTGTAACCTCATCGCCGGAACTCTTCACAATCCGAAAGTATTGTTTTTGGATGAACCTACCGTAGGAGTGGATGTACAGTCTAAAAAAGTAATCATTGATTTTCTTTTAGAATTGAATAAAAGTGGAACATGCATCATCTACACTTCCCATCACCTTTCTGAGGCAGAAGAATTCTGCACTAAGATTGCTATTATTGACAGAGGAAGAATTCATGCTGTAGGAACTCCTGAAGAACTTGTTTCTCAGATTGCCCATGCAGAAAACCTTGAAGATGTTTTCATTTCATTAACCGGAAAAGAATTAAGAGATGTTGTTGTATAA
- a CDS encoding ABC transporter permease, which produces MLLYKLWRSFIKEILLLKRDIGGIVIIFVMPLLLIVTITLIQDSTFKNLEGSKIPIIFIDNDKSEVSKNIKGELENSKTFQLLTNFNEKSAQDAVFAGDYQMAIVIPENLTKDLNSNIDSKVQTIVSSFGLEGDSAKTKIETPKAKEIHLYFDPATNAGFKNSVMNSVNKMVFEIENKKIYKAFQDQLGTTENLEENKNLINFKEITPKKGEIDVMPNSVQHNVPAWTLFAIFFIVVPLSINLVKEKSQGTSVRARISPTPYFVHILGKTFTYLIICLIQFLLMVAVGIYLFPYMDLPAFDVSGKMFQLVTVTLFAGLAAIGFGVLLGTIADTQEQSAPFGATSVVVLAAIGGIWVPVFLMPEFMQSVAKFSPMNWGLNAYYDIILRNSGIGGIAKELVFLFLFYIATVSISIFYERKLHNI; this is translated from the coding sequence ATGTTGTTGTATAAACTGTGGAGAAGCTTTATTAAAGAAATTCTTCTTCTGAAAAGAGATATCGGAGGAATTGTCATCATTTTCGTAATGCCGTTGCTTTTGATTGTAACCATTACCCTGATTCAGGATTCTACCTTTAAAAATCTTGAAGGTTCAAAGATCCCGATTATTTTTATTGATAATGATAAATCCGAAGTCTCCAAAAATATAAAAGGGGAACTGGAAAACAGTAAAACATTCCAGTTATTAACTAATTTCAACGAAAAATCGGCACAGGATGCTGTATTTGCAGGAGATTATCAAATGGCCATCGTCATTCCCGAAAACCTTACAAAGGATTTAAATTCGAATATTGATTCTAAGGTTCAGACTATTGTAAGCTCATTTGGATTAGAAGGAGATTCTGCGAAAACAAAAATAGAAACTCCAAAAGCCAAAGAAATTCATTTGTATTTTGATCCGGCCACCAATGCAGGATTCAAAAACTCAGTGATGAACTCAGTCAATAAAATGGTTTTTGAGATCGAAAATAAAAAGATCTACAAAGCCTTTCAGGATCAACTGGGAACAACGGAAAACCTTGAAGAAAATAAAAACCTAATCAATTTTAAAGAAATCACCCCAAAAAAAGGAGAAATAGATGTCATGCCGAATTCCGTTCAGCATAACGTTCCTGCATGGACTCTTTTTGCCATCTTCTTCATTGTAGTTCCTTTATCCATCAATCTTGTCAAGGAAAAAAGCCAGGGAACCAGTGTCAGAGCGAGAATAAGCCCTACTCCCTACTTCGTTCACATCTTAGGAAAGACATTTACTTATCTTATCATCTGCCTTATTCAGTTCTTGCTGATGGTGGCTGTAGGAATTTATCTTTTCCCATATATGGATCTTCCGGCCTTCGATGTATCCGGAAAGATGTTCCAGCTTGTCACCGTAACCTTATTTGCAGGCCTTGCTGCCATTGGATTTGGAGTATTATTGGGAACCATTGCAGATACCCAGGAGCAATCCGCTCCTTTTGGAGCAACTTCGGTAGTAGTATTAGCCGCAATCGGTGGAATCTGGGTTCCGGTATTTTTAATGCCTGAATTTATGCAGTCTGTTGCCAAATTCTCCCCCATGAACTGGGGACTGAATGCTTATTATGATATTATCCTAAGAAACAGTGGAATCGGTGGGATTGCCAAAGAATTGGTATTCCTGTTCTTATTTTATATCGCTACCGTGTCCATTTCTATTTTCTACGAAAGAAAACTTCATAATATTTAA
- a CDS encoding acyl-CoA thioesterase encodes MQSNENILTCTEEVRVRFNETDPLGIVWHGHYIVYFEDGREAFGRQHGLTYLDIQKAGYVTPIVKSTCEHFLPLKYGETFRIVTTFVNSVSAKLIYKYELFNLENQLVCSGETIQVFLDSNGSLCLYNPEFFQTWKDKMGLS; translated from the coding sequence ATGCAGTCTAACGAAAATATATTAACCTGTACTGAAGAAGTAAGAGTACGATTCAACGAGACAGATCCGCTGGGCATTGTCTGGCATGGGCATTACATTGTTTATTTTGAAGACGGCAGAGAAGCTTTCGGTCGTCAGCATGGTCTTACTTACCTTGATATTCAGAAGGCAGGCTATGTAACCCCTATTGTAAAAAGCACCTGTGAACATTTTCTTCCTTTAAAATATGGAGAAACATTCAGAATTGTCACCACTTTTGTCAATTCTGTTTCCGCTAAGCTTATCTATAAATACGAACTTTTCAACCTGGAAAACCAATTGGTATGCAGCGGGGAAACCATCCAGGTATTTCTGGACAGCAACGGAAGTTTATGTTTATACAATCCGGAGTTTTTTCAAACCTGGAAAGATAAAATGGGATTATCATGA
- a CDS encoding beta-ketoacyl synthase N-terminal-like domain-containing protein, whose protein sequence is MKKEIYITDYNCVTPLGFDVSSNLKALLAGQSGVALHKIIENQNAFYASVIDSEKLNEEFNRVFTQDVTLEFTRLEKMLLLSMKPLVEKYNITEDTALILSTTKGNISLLKNQTELPEGVYLSQLAQKIADFFGFKTQPIVVSNACVSGVMAIAVAKNMIQAGKYRDAFVIAGDEISEFVISGFNSFQAIGSEPCRPYDKNRNGINIGEAAAATYITSEPAEKEKFRFKVLGDSAINDANHISGPSRTGDGLYGSIKNAMMEAKVSAEQIDFISAHGTATLYNDEMESIAFSRMELQNIPLNSMKGYYGHCLGASGLLESIISMEGALQNILIPSKNFEEMGVTQPLNIIKENQPANIRYILKTASGFGGCNAAIVLEKC, encoded by the coding sequence ATGAAGAAGGAAATTTACATTACAGATTACAACTGCGTAACTCCTCTAGGTTTTGATGTGAGTTCTAACTTGAAGGCACTTTTAGCCGGACAATCGGGAGTTGCTTTACATAAAATCATAGAAAACCAGAATGCTTTTTATGCATCTGTGATTGATTCTGAAAAACTGAATGAAGAGTTCAATAGGGTTTTTACTCAAGATGTCACTTTGGAATTCACAAGACTTGAAAAAATGCTTCTTTTAAGCATGAAACCTCTGGTAGAAAAATATAATATCACAGAAGACACAGCTCTCATCCTTTCTACAACAAAAGGAAATATCAGTTTATTAAAAAATCAGACTGAATTACCGGAAGGTGTTTATCTTTCACAATTAGCGCAAAAAATCGCTGATTTTTTCGGATTTAAAACCCAGCCTATTGTAGTTTCCAATGCCTGTGTATCAGGAGTAATGGCTATTGCTGTTGCTAAGAATATGATTCAGGCAGGAAAATATAGAGATGCCTTCGTGATCGCTGGAGATGAAATTTCTGAATTTGTGATTTCAGGCTTCAATTCATTTCAGGCGATTGGTTCAGAACCTTGCAGACCTTATGATAAAAACCGGAACGGAATCAATATCGGAGAAGCTGCCGCAGCTACTTATATTACTTCAGAACCTGCCGAAAAAGAGAAATTCAGATTTAAAGTATTAGGAGATTCTGCTATCAATGATGCCAACCATATTTCAGGCCCTTCCAGAACAGGAGACGGTTTATACGGCAGCATCAAAAATGCAATGATGGAAGCTAAGGTTTCTGCAGAACAAATCGATTTTATTTCAGCCCACGGGACAGCAACATTATACAACGATGAAATGGAAAGCATCGCTTTCAGCAGAATGGAACTGCAAAATATTCCTCTGAACAGTATGAAAGGTTATTATGGACACTGTCTGGGAGCTTCAGGGCTTCTGGAAAGCATTATTTCTATGGAAGGTGCCCTTCAAAATATCCTTATTCCTTCTAAAAACTTTGAAGAAATGGGAGTAACTCAGCCATTGAATATCATTAAAGAGAACCAACCTGCAAACATCAGATATATTCTGAAAACTGCGTCTGGTTTTGGAGGATGTAATGCGGCGATTGTATTGGAAAAATGTTAA